ACTTCAAGGGCTCGATCGAGTCCGGGCTCTTCAAGATGATGACGATCGGCCTCGGCAAGTACCAGGGGGCGACCCAGTATCACCGGGCCAACGTCAACCACGGCTACGAGACGGTGATCACCGCGGTCGGGCGCGAGATGCTCGCCAAGGCGCGCATCGGCTTCGGCCTGGGCATCGTGGAGAACGGGTACGACGAGACCGCGTGCGTCGAGGCCTTCAGCCCGGCCGAGCTGGAGGCGGGCGAGCGCCGCCTGCTGAAGGACGCGCGGGCCTGGATGGCCCGGCTACCGTTCTCGCCCCTGGACGTCCTGGTGGTGGAGGAGATCGGCAAGAACATCTCGGGTTCCGGCATGGACACCAACGTCATCGGCCGGCCCTCGAACCCCCACGAGCCGTTCCCGGCCGACCCGAAGATCCTGTGGATCGTCGCGCTGGACCTCACCGAGGACAGCGGCGGCAACGCCACCGGGATCGGCAACGCGGACTTCACGACCCGCCGGCTCGCCGAGAAGATCGACTGGAAGCCGACGGCCATCAACACCCTCACCGCCTGCGCCCCCAACGGGGCCAAGCTGCCGCTCGTGTTCGAGAGCGACCGCGAGGCGGTGGAGAACGCGCTCAACTGCATCGGCCTCACCCCGCCCGAGCGCGCGCGGGTGATTCGCATCCGCAGCACCCTCGTCCTCGGCGAGATCGAATGCTCGGAGGCGCTGCTGCCGGAGATCGCCAAGCGTCCCGACCTGACCGTGATCGGCGAGGGCCGGCCCCTCGCTTTCGACCCGGCCGGGCGCATCGTGCCCCTGTTCCCTCGGTGACCCTGGTCACCCCGGATCCCGTTCAATCCCACCAAGGAGGGTTCCCTCGCATGAGCATCCTGGCTCGGATCACGTCCTTGCTCGCGGCACTGGCGCTCGCGGTGCCGATGCCGGCTGCCGCCCAGCAGAAGGTCAACCTGGTGTTCTCCTCCGGACCGACCGGCGGATCCTGGATCCCGCTGGCTGGGGCGACCGCGGAGATCGTCAAGAAGCGCTACCCGGAGCTGGAGCTGCAGGTGGAGCCGGGGGCGGCGCTGGTGAACATGGAGAAGATTCGCAACGACAAGGCCGACCTCGGCTGGTCGATGACCAACGTGCTCTACGACGCCCGTAACGGCAAGGGCCAGTGGGCCGGCAAGCAGACCGACCGTCCGATGTACGTGGCCAGCTACTACCCCAACGTGTGGCAGCTGGTGGTGCCCGCCAACAGCGATATCCAGTCGCTCAAGGATCTCAAGGGCAAGGCGGTGTCGCTGCCGTCGCGGGGGAACACCAGCCTGGCCGACGGATGGGAGAACCTCCTGCGGGTCA
This Candidatus Methylomirabilota bacterium DNA region includes the following protein-coding sequences:
- a CDS encoding [Fe-S]-binding protein, yielding MPPLGPVTLPTMYRVRQTFQRTRLEDIPGGVARTLAAAHLPVERGDTVAVGAGSRGIANIAVIVRATVDWLKAQGARPFVFPAMGSHGGATAEGQRSVLAHYGITEATIGCEIRASMDVVQVGEALGLPVWLDRTASEADWIGLVNRIKPHTDFKGSIESGLFKMMTIGLGKYQGATQYHRANVNHGYETVITAVGREMLAKARIGFGLGIVENGYDETACVEAFSPAELEAGERRLLKDARAWMARLPFSPLDVLVVEEIGKNISGSGMDTNVIGRPSNPHEPFPADPKILWIVALDLTEDSGGNATGIGNADFTTRRLAEKIDWKPTAINTLTACAPNGAKLPLVFESDREAVENALNCIGLTPPERARVIRIRSTLVLGEIECSEALLPEIAKRPDLTVIGEGRPLAFDPAGRIVPLFPR